From one Agrobacterium vitis genomic stretch:
- a CDS encoding DUF7007 domain-containing protein — MAEIHDDMAAEKAVHEAEIRALERPTIQAGASTPWGMAQVSRQYADDIVLHSTASHGGFHLAENANAVVHPLYRNDDGFYEEDCEWAKVAHAFPQLFTAYERRLADRTLRDYFPHAYERVTGAILNGGQSRMRDRQEFESLHRNDWVVIAALNCDHQPGFVECVATLGGIRGETGERRFLVPRSDYTIGRHGFVIDPVKHQSYDGPSSFVTWATRQ, encoded by the coding sequence ATGGCAGAGATCCATGATGACATGGCCGCGGAAAAAGCGGTGCATGAAGCCGAAATAAGGGCATTGGAACGGCCAACAATACAAGCAGGAGCATCGACACCTTGGGGCATGGCACAGGTCTCGCGGCAATATGCCGACGATATCGTTCTGCATTCGACCGCCAGTCACGGTGGTTTCCATCTCGCCGAGAATGCCAACGCCGTCGTCCATCCCCTCTATCGCAATGACGACGGATTCTACGAGGAGGATTGTGAATGGGCAAAGGTCGCCCATGCCTTCCCGCAACTGTTCACTGCCTATGAGCGGCGCTTGGCCGATCGCACGCTTCGCGACTATTTCCCTCATGCCTACGAGCGCGTCACGGGAGCAATACTGAACGGCGGTCAATCTCGCATGCGGGACAGGCAGGAATTCGAGAGTCTCCACCGCAACGACTGGGTCGTCATCGCGGCCCTCAATTGCGATCACCAGCCTGGCTTTGTCGAGTGCGTCGCGACGCTGGGTGGGATCCGGGGCGAGACCGGCGAACGGCGGTTTCTGGTTCCGCGCTCCGACTACACGATCGGCCGGCATGGCTTCGTCATCGATCCAGTGAAGCACCAGTCCTATGATGGTCCGTCCAGCTTCGTGACCTGGGCGACGAGGCAATGA